A genomic region of Deinococcus humi contains the following coding sequences:
- a CDS encoding major capsid protein encodes MNLTWAQVIASLSAGRALIQIANTPPAAAEYLGGRFLPRVQRPDYDIAGGQIEIRSVMAGHVGMDSAYPQGSAIQLRDYGHKTAKLAQAIELGEEPARNLQKLLLLAQAGQAQGRSVQDFMGEAGLNLFTKGVVQSLDDSAEYLTMQALTRGKIDWTFNGRQLKVDYKVPAANRVSLTGTAKFSGPDSQFWKQLTAGEKKVKGSVGVVMSQDTLQVILDNPVHRIEVVSDVYSPERNIRTVQIRKLARMVATADGGVGYTAETTSDQRTSATLIGYGREGQIIDPTTPGETIGVQMVPDNVVAVIGRNTSNELVSLNGTPLPQQALGYYHVAPTVEGTWRGEALGRWGRIYSPENNPYLLVGEGVENGLPVIRNGERLFIIESEA; translated from the coding sequence ATGAATCTAACCTGGGCGCAAGTGATCGCCAGCCTGTCCGCAGGCCGCGCGCTGATTCAGATTGCCAATACCCCGCCCGCTGCCGCTGAATACCTGGGTGGCCGCTTCCTGCCTCGCGTCCAGCGTCCCGACTACGACATCGCTGGCGGCCAGATAGAGATCCGCAGCGTCATGGCCGGACACGTGGGCATGGATAGCGCCTATCCCCAGGGCAGCGCCATCCAGCTGCGCGACTACGGTCACAAGACGGCCAAGCTGGCGCAGGCCATCGAGCTGGGTGAAGAACCCGCCCGCAATCTCCAGAAGCTGCTCTTGCTGGCTCAGGCCGGGCAGGCTCAGGGCCGCAGCGTGCAGGACTTCATGGGTGAGGCAGGCCTGAACCTGTTCACGAAGGGCGTGGTGCAGTCCCTGGACGACTCTGCCGAGTACCTGACCATGCAGGCCCTGACGCGCGGCAAGATCGACTGGACGTTCAACGGACGTCAGCTGAAGGTCGATTACAAGGTGCCCGCTGCGAACCGCGTCAGCCTGACCGGCACCGCCAAGTTCAGCGGGCCTGATTCGCAGTTCTGGAAACAGCTGACGGCTGGCGAGAAGAAGGTCAAGGGGAGCGTGGGCGTCGTCATGAGCCAGGACACCTTGCAGGTGATTCTGGACAATCCCGTTCACCGGATTGAAGTGGTGTCGGACGTCTACAGCCCGGAGCGCAACATCCGCACCGTGCAAATCCGCAAGCTGGCCCGCATGGTGGCCACGGCAGACGGCGGCGTGGGGTACACGGCGGAGACCACGAGCGACCAGCGGACGAGCGCCACCCTGATCGGTTACGGGCGCGAGGGCCAGATCATTGACCCCACCACGCCTGGGGAAACCATTGGTGTTCAGATGGTGCCGGACAACGTGGTGGCGGTGATCGGGCGCAATACCTCTAACGAACTGGTGTCGCTCAATGGCACGCCGCTGCCACAGCAGGCTCTGGGGTACTACCACGTCGCTCCGACGGTGGAAGGCACCTGGCGCGGCGAAGCGCTGGGCCGCTGGGGCCGCATTTACAGCCCGGAGAACAACCCCTACCTGCTGGTGGGGGAAGGCGTGGAAAACGGGCTGCCCGTGATCCGCAACGGCGAGCGGCTGTTCATCATCGAGAGCGAGGCGTAA
- a CDS encoding minor capsid protein — MTPAHRRLLALAERQQDAHLTAARGLVLTHFRQVALVDAEKALKAALNLPKSQRPKAIREAVALVDTATRALRIPPADLGPVLRAAVRDRVLNTDDLAALSNPALKFNDSGELQRAAVTRQRQVMRKYWTKEGDRFMGDVAATMREAARRGLDPEQVADLLQARLGVHRSRAVLIAVDQTLTVAQLASQKRMRDLGFTSFLWVSRRDGDVRKAHQERDGQVYSFRGAPELPGQAVRCRCIAAPPPVSP; from the coding sequence ATGACCCCAGCACACAGGCGCCTGCTGGCCCTGGCTGAGCGTCAGCAGGATGCCCATCTGACTGCCGCAAGGGGCTTGGTGCTGACCCATTTCCGGCAAGTGGCCCTGGTGGACGCCGAGAAAGCGCTGAAGGCTGCGCTGAACCTTCCAAAGAGTCAGAGGCCAAAAGCGATCCGTGAGGCTGTGGCGCTGGTGGATACGGCGACTCGTGCCCTCCGCATTCCCCCGGCTGACCTGGGGCCAGTGCTGCGCGCTGCCGTGCGTGACCGGGTGCTGAACACGGATGATTTGGCCGCACTGTCCAACCCGGCGCTGAAGTTCAACGATTCGGGCGAGCTGCAGCGGGCGGCCGTCACCCGGCAGCGCCAGGTCATGCGGAAGTATTGGACCAAAGAAGGAGACCGCTTCATGGGTGACGTGGCCGCCACCATGCGGGAAGCGGCGCGACGTGGCCTGGATCCGGAGCAGGTGGCGGACCTGTTACAAGCGCGGTTGGGGGTGCACCGTTCACGGGCGGTGCTGATCGCGGTGGACCAGACCCTCACGGTGGCCCAGCTGGCGAGCCAGAAGCGCATGCGGGACCTCGGCTTCACGTCCTTCCTGTGGGTGAGCCGGCGGGACGGCGACGTGCGTAAAGCGCATCAGGAGCGGGACGGGCAGGTCTACAGCTTCCGGGGTGCGCCCGAGCTACCTGGGCAGGCGGTGAGGTGCCGGTGCATCGCTGCGCCGCCGCCTGTCAGCCCCTGA
- a CDS encoding terminase: protein MDALDLQPALIEAALKEQAARKLGDYHAEILRRARFAMELQGNHERQRAVLLVLAADPLSFINDWVWTYDPRNISRNLPPVVPFVLRPTQERLVLWLQERESTQTHGLVEKSRDEGMSYVVLAYFLHRWLFTPGFAAGVGSRKEEYVDRKGDPKSLFWKFRDMISHLPGWMMPAGFSPKLHDNHMRILNPVNGASLTGEAGDNIGRGGRTTMYLLDEWAFVDNPESVNAAISQNTNVVIKGSTPNGVGNVFYTERFSGRFSVFTMRWQDNPDKNFTLDVGGQLAFPWYEKQKANLDALILAQEVDIDYTASVAGVVIPAKWVEAAFRLVLPRGTDGAAGVDVADDGADKSAYAARQGPVVLPSLRQFKGLHRASDLIETGQADGITELNYDKLGVGASLTATLAKVEGLPFTVRGIANSHKPSSTVYPDAQARAEERFANLAAELWWRLRLRFKTTFERETLVKYHPDEECISLAELRGHPLESAVRAQLSQATYEKAGVADKIRVNKKGNGSASPDLAEVIMYAFAPAAPAPAEVYDPGTVSMGFGEAGSTY, encoded by the coding sequence ATGGACGCGCTAGACCTTCAGCCTGCCCTGATCGAAGCGGCCCTCAAGGAACAGGCGGCCCGCAAGCTGGGCGACTATCACGCCGAGATCCTGCGCCGCGCCCGCTTTGCCATGGAACTGCAGGGCAACCATGAACGACAGCGGGCGGTGCTGCTGGTGCTGGCCGCCGATCCGCTCAGCTTCATCAACGACTGGGTGTGGACGTATGACCCCCGCAACATCAGCCGCAACCTGCCCCCTGTGGTGCCCTTCGTGCTGCGGCCCACGCAAGAACGCCTGGTCTTATGGCTCCAAGAGCGCGAGTCCACCCAGACGCACGGCCTGGTGGAAAAGAGCCGGGACGAGGGCATGTCTTACGTGGTCCTGGCCTACTTCCTGCACCGCTGGTTGTTCACTCCGGGATTTGCCGCGGGCGTGGGCAGCCGCAAGGAAGAGTATGTGGATCGGAAGGGCGATCCTAAATCGCTGTTCTGGAAGTTCCGGGACATGATCAGCCACCTGCCCGGCTGGATGATGCCCGCAGGCTTCAGCCCCAAACTGCATGACAACCACATGCGGATCCTCAACCCGGTCAATGGCGCCAGCCTGACTGGCGAGGCTGGAGACAACATCGGGCGCGGTGGCCGGACCACCATGTACCTGCTCGACGAGTGGGCCTTCGTGGACAACCCCGAGAGCGTCAACGCCGCCATCAGTCAGAACACGAACGTCGTGATCAAGGGCAGCACCCCGAACGGCGTGGGCAACGTGTTTTACACCGAGCGCTTCTCAGGCCGCTTCAGCGTGTTCACGATGCGCTGGCAGGACAACCCGGACAAGAACTTCACGCTGGATGTAGGAGGGCAGCTCGCCTTTCCCTGGTACGAAAAGCAGAAGGCCAACCTGGATGCGCTGATCCTGGCGCAGGAGGTGGACATCGATTACACCGCCAGTGTGGCTGGTGTGGTCATCCCGGCCAAGTGGGTGGAGGCGGCCTTCCGTCTGGTGCTGCCCAGGGGGACGGATGGTGCGGCAGGGGTGGACGTGGCCGACGACGGCGCGGACAAGAGCGCATATGCCGCTCGGCAGGGGCCGGTGGTGCTGCCCAGTCTGCGCCAGTTCAAGGGCCTGCACCGGGCCTCTGACCTGATCGAAACTGGTCAGGCGGATGGCATCACCGAACTGAACTACGACAAGCTGGGCGTGGGCGCGTCCCTGACCGCCACCCTGGCCAAGGTGGAGGGATTGCCCTTCACGGTGCGTGGCATTGCCAACAGCCACAAGCCCAGCAGCACGGTCTACCCAGATGCACAGGCCAGGGCTGAAGAACGCTTTGCCAACCTGGCCGCCGAGCTGTGGTGGCGTCTGCGGCTGCGCTTCAAGACGACGTTTGAACGCGAGACGCTGGTCAAGTACCACCCGGACGAAGAGTGCATCAGCCTCGCGGAGTTGCGTGGGCATCCCCTTGAGAGCGCGGTGCGCGCCCAACTGTCTCAGGCCACCTACGAGAAGGCGGGCGTGGCGGACAAGATCAGGGTGAACAAGAAGGGAAACGGGTCAGCCTCGCCGGATCTGGCCGAGGTCATCATGTACGCGTTCGCGCCTGCAGCGCCTGCGCCTGCTGAGGTTTACGATCCTGGGACCGTTTCTATGGGTTTCGGAGAGGCCGGCAGCACGTACTAA
- a CDS encoding terminase small subunit — protein MTRKAREARPKGLAQAPEKALNERQRRWAEHYAASGNALQSAIAAGYSPNSARSQSDRMLKNAEVMRYVATLTQPAEQSRIASRAERQQFWTSVMRGEPQGDEPPRFADRLKASELLGKAQADFVERHELTGQAGGPIQQETALSLEGKSIEELMALYKTWTR, from the coding sequence ATGACGCGCAAGGCGCGAGAAGCGCGGCCCAAGGGGCTAGCACAGGCACCCGAGAAGGCACTGAACGAACGGCAACGGCGCTGGGCTGAGCATTACGCTGCATCTGGCAACGCCCTGCAAAGTGCGATTGCAGCGGGGTATTCCCCGAACAGTGCGCGCAGTCAATCAGACCGGATGCTGAAAAATGCTGAAGTGATGCGGTACGTTGCGACACTGACGCAACCCGCCGAACAGTCACGCATTGCCAGTAGGGCAGAGCGACAGCAATTCTGGACCTCTGTGATGCGCGGCGAGCCTCAGGGGGATGAGCCACCACGCTTCGCCGATCGCCTGAAAGCTTCCGAGCTGCTGGGCAAGGCGCAGGCAGATTTCGTGGAGCGTCATGAACTGACTGGCCAGGCGGGCGGCCCGATCCAGCAGGAGACGGCGCTCAGCCTGGAAGGCAAATCCATCGAGGAACTGATGGCGCTGTACAAGACATGGACGCGCTAG
- the mgrA gene encoding L-glyceraldehyde 3-phosphate reductase, which produces MLHDPYQARSDRYDAMLYRRTGRSGLKLPAISLGLWHNFGGVDRVENARAMLRRAFDLGVTHFDLANNYGPPPGSAEETFGRVLAADFRPYRDELIISSKAGYDMWEGPYGNWGSRKYLVSSLDQSLKRMGLDYVDIFYHHRPDPETPMEETMAALDHIVRSGRALYVGISNYKPEGTREAARLLRELGTPCLIHQPSYSMLNRWVEPELLDVLREEGIGSIVFSPLQQGLLTDKYLRGIPADSRAVTSGRFLRPEHVTDEVLARTRGLNDLAGERGQTLAQMALAWVLRRPEVTSALVGASRPEQIDDAVGALRDLNFSEEELGRIEQLLA; this is translated from the coding sequence ATGTTGCACGATCCCTACCAGGCCCGTTCTGACCGTTACGACGCCATGCTCTACCGCCGCACAGGCCGCAGTGGGTTGAAGCTCCCGGCCATCTCGCTGGGTCTCTGGCACAACTTCGGTGGCGTGGACCGTGTGGAAAACGCCCGCGCGATGTTGCGCCGCGCCTTCGACCTCGGCGTCACGCACTTCGACCTCGCCAACAACTACGGGCCCCCGCCTGGGAGTGCCGAGGAAACCTTTGGGCGCGTGCTGGCAGCAGACTTTCGCCCCTACCGCGACGAGCTGATCATCTCGAGCAAGGCTGGATACGACATGTGGGAAGGGCCGTACGGCAACTGGGGATCGCGCAAATACCTGGTCTCAAGCCTGGATCAGAGTCTGAAACGGATGGGCCTGGACTATGTGGACATCTTCTACCACCACCGGCCTGACCCCGAAACGCCCATGGAGGAGACGATGGCGGCCCTCGACCATATCGTTCGCAGTGGGCGGGCACTGTACGTGGGCATCAGCAATTACAAGCCGGAAGGGACCCGTGAGGCTGCCCGCCTGCTCCGCGAGCTGGGGACGCCCTGCCTGATTCACCAGCCAAGCTACTCGATGCTCAACCGCTGGGTGGAGCCCGAATTGCTGGACGTGCTGCGAGAGGAAGGCATCGGGTCCATCGTGTTTAGCCCGCTGCAACAGGGCCTGCTGACGGACAAGTACCTGCGAGGCATCCCCGCTGACTCACGTGCCGTGACCTCTGGACGGTTCCTGCGCCCCGAACACGTGACCGACGAGGTGCTGGCCCGGACTCGGGGGCTCAACGACCTTGCCGGAGAGCGTGGGCAGACCCTTGCACAGATGGCGCTCGCCTGGGTGCTGCGCCGCCCCGAAGTCACGTCCGCTCTCGTCGGCGCGAGCCGTCCTGAGCAGATTGACGACGCTGTGGGCGCGCTCAGAGACCTGAACTTCAGTGAGGAAGAGCTAGGTCGGATTGAGCAGTTGCTGGCCTGA
- a CDS encoding DUF1064 domain-containing protein, with the protein MTARHKFSAVRSQRGGQKFDSKLEAAYFDHLTGLMKAGEVVGFLRQVPFHLPGSVRYVCDFLVFWADGSCTFDDPKGMETAVYRAKMRQLQVLYPWAVVRSLTFKRKTWVAEIATTGGQDA; encoded by the coding sequence ATGACTGCCCGGCACAAGTTCAGCGCCGTCCGCAGTCAACGCGGAGGCCAGAAGTTCGACTCGAAGCTGGAAGCCGCTTATTTCGATCACCTGACCGGGCTGATGAAGGCAGGTGAGGTGGTGGGCTTCCTTCGGCAGGTGCCCTTCCACCTGCCCGGCAGCGTGCGGTACGTCTGCGACTTCCTGGTGTTCTGGGCCGATGGCTCCTGCACGTTCGATGACCCCAAAGGCATGGAAACCGCCGTGTACCGGGCCAAGATGCGCCAGCTCCAGGTGCTGTACCCGTGGGCGGTGGTGCGGTCCCTGACGTTCAAGCGCAAGACCTGGGTGGCTGAGATCGCCACGACTGGTGGCCAGGATGCCTGA
- a CDS encoding DUF7669 domain-containing protein: protein MTCRDEILTVARKLSRERTDGIFTAQEIVTAMRERGTRHLDTTIRRHVATEMCINAVGPKAGKYHDLERVGRGQFRLL, encoded by the coding sequence ATGACTTGCCGTGATGAAATTCTTACCGTCGCCCGCAAGTTGAGCCGAGAGCGCACCGACGGGATCTTTACGGCCCAGGAGATCGTCACCGCCATGCGCGAACGCGGCACCCGCCACCTGGACACCACCATCCGACGCCATGTGGCCACCGAGATGTGCATCAACGCCGTCGGCCCCAAGGCTGGGAAGTACCACGATCTGGAACGCGTGGGGCGAGGCCAATTTCGGCTGCTCTGA
- a CDS encoding DNA-binding protein codes for MNTPPASDLPQNLGRPAQRALDQKGYTRLEQFTAVTEAEILSLHGMGPKAIRLLREALEAKGLAFAAPGRK; via the coding sequence ATGAACACCCCCCCCGCAAGCGATCTTCCGCAGAATCTGGGCAGACCGGCCCAGCGTGCGCTGGATCAGAAGGGCTATACCCGTCTTGAACAATTCACAGCGGTTACGGAAGCGGAGATCTTGAGCTTGCACGGCATGGGGCCCAAAGCGATCAGACTCTTGCGTGAGGCACTGGAAGCCAAAGGGCTGGCCTTTGCCGCCCCTGGCCGCAAGTAG
- a CDS encoding replicative DNA helicase produces MTRPPPSDPHVEAQLLAAVMIDADQWPVIAELPSETFYSLGCRGVFEAMTALHAAGLPVDDLGLIAQQGQQHAHPSFDLAFLSGVMATETSGHYATEYAAVVRGLHARRLTIRAAYTLIHHAAEGDLTGEELATLASQVVTPLDQRARHQFVSHAQAIDAALADLDNPVPDAIHTGFPDLDQEILGFEPGALYVLAARPAMGKTALGYGFALNAARAGHGVAVASLEMSPKALSLRALATDAGVDLNRIRHRTLSPMERNRLGAAGHRLRSLPIQFMDATDQTGASIARDARVLHAAGQLDLLLIDYLQLIESGKNGGENRQQEVSQISRSLKKLAMELQIPVVVLSQLSRGVEARPSKRPMLSDLRESGAIEQDADTVMFIYRDEYYNPHTDQQGVAEIILGKQRNGPVGSVLLSYSSEFVRFGNLARDVVG; encoded by the coding sequence GTGACCCGCCCGCCGCCGTCTGACCCCCACGTCGAGGCGCAGCTGCTGGCCGCCGTGATGATCGACGCCGATCAGTGGCCGGTGATTGCCGAGCTGCCCAGCGAAACGTTCTACAGCCTCGGCTGCCGTGGCGTGTTCGAGGCCATGACCGCCCTGCATGCCGCCGGCCTGCCGGTGGATGACCTTGGCCTGATTGCCCAGCAGGGCCAGCAGCACGCCCACCCATCGTTTGACCTGGCCTTCCTGAGCGGCGTCATGGCCACCGAAACCAGCGGACACTACGCCACCGAGTACGCCGCTGTGGTGCGCGGTCTGCACGCCCGCCGCCTGACCATCCGGGCCGCCTACACGCTGATCCACCACGCCGCCGAGGGTGACCTGACGGGTGAAGAGCTGGCGACTCTGGCCTCGCAGGTGGTCACGCCGCTGGACCAGCGCGCCCGGCACCAGTTCGTGAGTCACGCGCAGGCCATTGACGCGGCGCTGGCGGATCTGGATAACCCGGTACCCGACGCCATCCATACCGGCTTCCCGGATCTTGATCAGGAAATCCTGGGCTTTGAGCCGGGAGCGTTGTACGTGCTGGCGGCCCGCCCAGCTATGGGGAAAACGGCCCTGGGGTACGGTTTCGCCCTGAATGCGGCCCGCGCGGGACATGGCGTGGCCGTGGCCAGCCTGGAGATGTCCCCGAAGGCCCTGAGTCTGCGCGCCCTGGCGACGGATGCCGGTGTGGACCTGAACCGCATTCGTCATCGCACCCTGAGCCCGATGGAGCGCAACCGCCTGGGTGCAGCTGGCCACCGTCTGCGCTCCCTACCGATTCAGTTCATGGACGCCACCGATCAGACCGGCGCGAGTATTGCCCGTGATGCCCGTGTGCTGCACGCCGCCGGGCAGCTGGACCTGCTGCTGATCGACTATCTGCAGTTGATCGAGTCCGGCAAGAACGGGGGCGAGAACCGGCAGCAGGAAGTCAGCCAGATCAGCCGCAGCCTGAAGAAGCTGGCGATGGAGTTGCAGATTCCCGTGGTGGTGCTGTCGCAGCTCAGCCGGGGTGTGGAGGCGCGGCCCAGCAAGCGCCCCATGCTGAGTGACCTGCGGGAGTCCGGGGCCATTGAGCAGGACGCGGACACGGTGATGTTCATTTACCGGGACGAGTACTACAACCCGCACACCGATCAGCAGGGCGTGGCGGAGATCATCCTGGGCAAGCAGCGCAACGGCCCGGTGGGCAGCGTCTTGCTGAGCTACAGCAGTGAGTTCGTGCGGTTCGGCAACCTGGCGCGGGACGTGGTGGGATGA
- a CDS encoding DUF3853 family protein, which yields MTAPIVVMTGEELAALVRLAVSEALAEFTPAPAAATLSPTTYYSVPEFAALLNVCPDTIYKDVRDGRITHTRVGRQIRIPENALATYQQGGAA from the coding sequence ATGACCGCCCCCATCGTCGTCATGACCGGCGAGGAACTGGCCGCGCTGGTGCGGCTGGCCGTGTCTGAAGCGCTGGCGGAGTTCACGCCCGCACCTGCCGCTGCCACCCTCAGTCCCACCACGTACTACAGCGTGCCTGAGTTCGCTGCGCTGCTGAACGTTTGCCCCGACACCATCTACAAAGACGTGCGCGACGGCCGCATCACCCACACCCGCGTGGGCCGCCAGATCCGCATCCCTGAAAACGCGCTGGCCACGTACCAGCAGGGCGGTGCGGCGTGA
- a CDS encoding helix-turn-helix transcriptional regulator, translating to MRMDRLREHREAQGLSREALARAAGVSAKTIEAHEYGRTTDVNVSIAFRIAAALELRLDDLFSAQLKAVTLKAVA from the coding sequence ATGCGAATGGACAGGCTACGTGAACACCGAGAAGCTCAAGGGCTCTCTCGCGAAGCCCTGGCTCGCGCTGCTGGCGTTTCTGCCAAGACGATCGAGGCCCATGAGTACGGCAGAACCACCGATGTCAACGTGTCCATCGCGTTCCGAATCGCGGCGGCTCTTGAGCTTCGTTTGGATGACCTTTTTTCGGCACAGCTTAAGGCTGTAACGTTAAAAGCAGTGGCCTGA
- a CDS encoding helix-turn-helix transcriptional regulator, producing the protein MTFVAVAYPFMARNRSTSPQYEPTQASLALKMRRVELGKSQADVAFESEVLTQTTVSELERGKYGPEDLTAARLSALARGLNWTVAELEAATGLNLGLSPASDDQMTVVLRPLPEGLQAAIDIYGKRFSDLLDPTWQQYMAKFRWREGQPEDAESWLDLYRDLSRAGIVPGEN; encoded by the coding sequence ATGACATTCGTTGCCGTCGCCTACCCTTTTATGGCCAGAAACCGCTCCACTTCCCCTCAATACGAGCCGACGCAAGCAAGCTTGGCGTTGAAGATGCGGCGCGTCGAACTGGGCAAGAGTCAGGCGGATGTTGCATTCGAGTCTGAGGTGTTGACCCAGACTACCGTGAGCGAACTGGAGCGCGGGAAGTATGGCCCTGAGGATCTGACCGCTGCGCGATTGTCAGCACTGGCTAGAGGGCTAAACTGGACAGTTGCCGAATTAGAAGCGGCAACGGGCCTCAATCTTGGTCTGAGCCCTGCATCCGATGATCAGATGACGGTAGTTTTGCGCCCGCTCCCCGAAGGCCTGCAAGCCGCGATCGACATCTACGGCAAGCGCTTCAGCGATCTGCTGGACCCTACCTGGCAGCAATACATGGCCAAGTTTCGCTGGCGCGAGGGGCAACCGGAAGACGCTGAATCCTGGCTGGATCTCTATCGTGACCTCTCCCGTGCCGGAATCGTGCCGGGCGAGAACTGA
- a CDS encoding ImmA/IrrE family metallo-endopeptidase: MRDASHAALAYAAKIHAQHGYETCPERLCAALGIRVIPGRENRAVNGPPSIITLRQDRYAPRQKFTMHHEIAHVLIQRAGLEDAVLNEVDGDDANEHLEAVASHMGAALLMPASLVRQAIRDWGDRPEAILRIQQGSGASFPAALVRYVTHDLEASRGAFATSGSYVAHAASINMRPIYRYDRVPDPRASFPEAALLSIPNRARTVGVMVF; the protein is encoded by the coding sequence ATGCGGGATGCTTCCCACGCTGCGCTGGCCTACGCTGCAAAGATTCACGCACAGCATGGCTATGAAACCTGTCCTGAACGCTTGTGTGCGGCCCTGGGCATCCGCGTCATTCCGGGCCGCGAGAACCGCGCCGTCAACGGGCCGCCCAGCATCATCACCTTGCGGCAGGACCGCTACGCGCCGCGCCAGAAGTTCACCATGCACCATGAGATTGCCCACGTCCTGATTCAGCGGGCGGGTCTGGAAGATGCGGTGCTGAACGAAGTTGACGGGGATGATGCGAACGAACATCTAGAGGCGGTGGCCAGTCACATGGGCGCGGCGCTGCTGATGCCTGCTTCGCTGGTGCGGCAAGCCATACGGGATTGGGGGGATCGTCCCGAGGCGATCTTGAGGATTCAGCAGGGCAGCGGCGCAAGTTTTCCCGCTGCCCTGGTGCGTTATGTGACCCATGACCTTGAAGCCAGCCGTGGGGCGTTCGCCACCAGCGGGAGCTATGTGGCGCACGCGGCCAGCATCAACATGCGTCCGATCTACCGCTATGACCGTGTCCCAGATCCGCGCGCCAGTTTCCCAGAGGCGGCGCTGCTCAGCATTCCCAACCGCGCCCGCACCGTGGGCGTCATGGTCTTTTAA